In Thermoanaerobaculia bacterium, the genomic window TCGTGATGGCGAGCACCCAGTCGATGAGGACGGTCGCCAGCAGCACCGGGGTGAACCATATCCAGCCGAATCTCCATCCCACCGCCAGGGCGGCGGCGATCGAGAGCGCCATGATCGCACACCCGATCCGCTGATCGAAGTCCCGCTGGACGAAGAAGGCCCGGCGCCCGCACGCCCCGCAGCGCTCGACCGGCCCCCCGCGCCGGGAGGCGTCGTCGGGAGAGTAGGACCAGCGCCGTCCGCACCGCGGGCAGGCTCCGTCGGCGGGCGCCGTTCCGTCGAACTCGGCGCGGGCCAGGCACTCCGGGCAGTAAAGGCGGGCCCTCACGCCGGGAATCGCGTCAGGACGGTCAGGTACGAAGCGAGGAGCTCGCCGATCAGGACGAAGATGAGCGCGACGTAGAGGAGCCCCGTCGCGGCCTGGTTCGAGCGCATCCTCGACGTCTGGAAGACGAAATACGAGAGCGCGACGGGCCCCACGATTCCCCAGAGGATCCGGAAGAGGAAGAAAAGGAGGTCGCGGTCGAGCGAGGTGAGCGCCTCCCAGCCGTCGGGGTTCGGCACCACCGCCGCGACGAGGCCGAGGTACGCCGCGCGCGCCGCCGCGAGCGCAGAATATCCCGCCGCGGCGCCGAAGAGGAGGCGGGTCGGAAGAGACCGGGCGACCAGGTACCAGTGCCCGAGATTCATCGTCAGCAGCACGCTCCCGAAGAGAAGCGCGCCGAGGAGGGAGCCGGCGAACACCCACGCCGATCCGGGCGCTTTCGCGGCGGTCGAAACGCGGCCCAGGAGCGCCACCTGGACGGCCGCCGACACGACGAGCCACGGAATCGCCGCGACGGGCCGCCCGGAGCGGGCGACGAGCGTGTAGGCGGCGAGCAGGACGAGGGCGCCTGCGGCCAGGGCGGGCGAAGAGCCGCGCGGAGCGACGATCGCCGACAGCAGGAGAAACGCCGAGGCGATCGCCCCGTGGAGGACGAAGAAGCCCTTTCCGAGGACGCGATGGGGAAAGAAGACGAGGAGGATGCTCGTTCCCGCCGCGGCTTCGAGAAGGAACGTCCCGAGCGCGTCGATCAGCATCGACGGCTCAGGAGGGCTTCTTCTTCGGGGGCGGGGCCGGCTTCGCCGGGGCCGGTGCGGCGGCGGGCGCGATCTTCCGGACGGCGGTGCTGACGCGATCGAAATCCGCGGCGGGCAGGACGAGCGCTTCGGGTCGATCCGCGAGCTTGATCGCGACGTTCCCGCCGCCCGACGGGCGCGCCGAGGCGGCGAAGGAATCTCCCGTGGACGTCTCGACCGTGAACGCGGCGAGCTCCGGCGCGGCCGAGATCTTCTGCCAGTCGGTTGCGGCCAGGAAGTCCTTCCCCTCGAGAGAGCCGATCGCGGTGAGCACGTCCTCGACCGAGGCGGCGGGGACCGCCTTCCCGGCCTCCTTCCAGCCGGCCCCGTCGCGGATGAACTCACGAGGGGCGCCTCCGGAAGACCAGACGAGCTTCTTCGCGGCGAAGTTGTCGAAGCGGGCGACTTTCGTCTCGCGGTAGACGTCCGCCTCTTTGGCGAGCTCGTCCGTCACCGTGGAGTCGATCGCGAAGGTTTCCCCTCCCGATCGGGCGTACACGCTCTTGCCGTCCGCGCGGGTCGCGCCGATGTCCGCCGTCACCGGCTTTCCGGAGATCGTCATGCTCACGGTGTAGAGGGGCGGGGCGAGCCCGTCTCCGGCGAGTTCGGCGCGCGGGATCTTCAGGAACTCGGTGACGTTGGCCGCGAGGAGATCGTCGATCAGCCTCTCGACCGCCGACGACGCGGCGAGATCGGCCGCCGGGCGGGTCATCCACCAGCGGTTCTTCCGTTTCTCGAACTCGAGCCGGCCCCGACCGCGCGCGATCGACAGCTGCGTCACGTCGAGCGCGGAGCCGGCGAAGATCTTCTTGCTCTTGTATCCGTCGACCGGTTTGAGGAGGTCCGCCGCGACGGTCGAGCGCACGAAGATCGTCCGGTTCTCTCCCTTGACGCGGGCGGCAACGGTATCGGTCCCGGGGATCTCCCGCCCGATCGAAAGCGTGTGGGACTCCCCTTTCCCGTTCTTTCCGTCGCGGCCCGAGACCGTGACCACCGCGCGCGGGGCCGTGAGCCCGTAGTCCGGCTCGGTGGCGCTCGCGGAGGCCTCCCCTTCGCGGGCGGGATGCGAAAGGTCGGCCACGAGGGACGACAGGGTCGGACCGTCGGCCGGATAGCTCTCCGGGCGCGTCATGCGCCACGCATCGCCGTCCCGCTCGAAGGCGAGCGTCATGTTGTCGCGGTTGATCTCGATCTTGCCGATCTTCGCCTCGTTGACGTCCCAGATGACGTCCCCCTTGTCGAGGCGCTCCTGGGTCGTCGGCATCTTCCGTTCGAAGAAGGCGACGAAGGCGAACAGGACGAGCAGGACTCCCGTGAGGACGGCGAGCCGTTTCGGGCTCATCCCCGTCTCTTCGCCCAGACGAGGAGCCCCGCCGCGAGGGCCAGCGCCGGGATCCCGAGGAAGGAGAGCAATCCGATCCGGCGAAGCGCGCCGGCGGAGACGACCAGCGCGTTCTGCTCCGGCATCTTCGGCGCGATCCCGACGAGGGTCCCGCTGCCGATGAGCCAGTGCGCGGTGTTCAGGAACAGATTCGCGTTCGAGACGTTGGGGAGCTCCGCGTTGGCCGCGAAATCCGAATCCCCGAAGACCACGAGGCGGGCCGCTCCCTGGGCGTCGGCCGCGGCGGGCGTCGTCGCTTCCTTCCCTCGCGCGACCGCCATCGCGATCGTCACGGGAGCCGGCACGTCGGAGGAATCCTTCTTCACGGCCGACAGATGCTCGAGATCCGTCTCCCCCCACCCCTGGCTCGTCGTCTGGACGAGCGGCGTGCCCGCGAAGCCGGCATGCGCGGCCGTCCCGGACTCGACCGAACGCGCGAGCGGAAAGATCACGGCCATCTTCGCCGAAGCGAGCGGATCGACGATCTCGTGGGCTCCGAAATGGTTCGCGTACACCGTCTCCGGACCCATGAAGGGAAGCGTGTTGCCGGTGTCGATCACGATGTCGTTGTCGAGCTTGACGCCCCACCCGGCGAGCAGGGTGCCGAGGCCGAGGTCCGGCACCGGGCCGCCGGGCCGCGGGACGACGGGGTCGAGCATCACGAGCACGTGGCCGCCCCCCGCCAGGTACTTGTCCAGCGCGTCCCGCTCGGGAGCGAGGAACGGCGTCTGGGGGCCTGCGACGACGACGAGATCCGCGTCCCGGGGCACCTCGCCCTTCCCGAGCGCCTCCCAGGTCGCCACCGTGTCGTTGTCCTTCCCGAGGAGGTCCTTGACCTCCGACAGGCCGCGGTCGGCGGCGTCGTCGACCGACTTCTCGCCGTGCCCGGACGTAAAATAGATCCGGGGCGACTTGTCGGAGGTGACGGCGAGGATCGCGGAGGTGAACGCCTGTTCCCCCTTGAACGACTTGAGCGCCCCCCCCTGCCCCGGTGCCCCGCTGAAGTCGTAATCCGCCATCTCGTCCTCGGTGACGAACTTCTTCTTCGGCCCGGCCTGGAAGACGATGGTCCCCGCCTTCCGGACGTCCATCTTCTGGGCGATGCTTTCCGCGAGCGCGGGGTTCCGCTCCGGGTCGATCTCCTCGACCTTGATCTGCGGCGAGAGCGCGCGGTACCGGTCGAGGAGTTCCCGGGTCTCCGGATAGAGGCGGTTGCCGTGGGTCATGAACGCGGTGACGTGAACGGGAGCCTTCAGGCCGCCGACGATCTTCTTCGTCGTCGACGAGACGGAATAGAGCTTCGCCTTCGTCCAGTCGCCGCGAGACCAGTGCCGGTATCCGAGCCAGTTGACGAGGCCCCAGATCGCCACCACGACGAGGACGCTCGCCGAGAAGACTCCCGCCGCCGCCGCGCGCCGGCGGCCGCCCCCGTGTGCGCTCATTGACCCTTCTTCGCCTCGAGCGTCGCCTGCGCGAGGTAGAGGAAGAGCGCCGCGGACGAGACGTAATACACGACGTGGCGGGTGTCGACCACGCCGCGGGCGAAGTCGTCCATGTGATCCCAGATCGTCAGGTACGAGAAGGCGTCCTTGATCGCGGGATCGTTGACGAGCGTCTGGATGAGACCGA contains:
- a CDS encoding DUF4340 domain-containing protein; the encoded protein is MSPKRLAVLTGVLLVLFAFVAFFERKMPTTQERLDKGDVIWDVNEAKIGKIEINRDNMTLAFERDGDAWRMTRPESYPADGPTLSSLVADLSHPAREGEASASATEPDYGLTAPRAVVTVSGRDGKNGKGESHTLSIGREIPGTDTVAARVKGENRTIFVRSTVAADLLKPVDGYKSKKIFAGSALDVTQLSIARGRGRLEFEKRKNRWWMTRPAADLAASSAVERLIDDLLAANVTEFLKIPRAELAGDGLAPPLYTVSMTISGKPVTADIGATRADGKSVYARSGGETFAIDSTVTDELAKEADVYRETKVARFDNFAAKKLVWSSGGAPREFIRDGAGWKEAGKAVPAASVEDVLTAIGSLEGKDFLAATDWQKISAAPELAAFTVETSTGDSFAASARPSGGGNVAIKLADRPEALVLPAADFDRVSTAVRKIAPAAAPAPAKPAPPPKKKPS
- a CDS encoding GldG family protein, which codes for MSAHGGGRRRAAAAGVFSASVLVVVAIWGLVNWLGYRHWSRGDWTKAKLYSVSSTTKKIVGGLKAPVHVTAFMTHGNRLYPETRELLDRYRALSPQIKVEEIDPERNPALAESIAQKMDVRKAGTIVFQAGPKKKFVTEDEMADYDFSGAPGQGGALKSFKGEQAFTSAILAVTSDKSPRIYFTSGHGEKSVDDAADRGLSEVKDLLGKDNDTVATWEALGKGEVPRDADLVVVAGPQTPFLAPERDALDKYLAGGGHVLVMLDPVVPRPGGPVPDLGLGTLLAGWGVKLDNDIVIDTGNTLPFMGPETVYANHFGAHEIVDPLASAKMAVIFPLARSVESGTAAHAGFAGTPLVQTTSQGWGETDLEHLSAVKKDSSDVPAPVTIAMAVARGKEATTPAAADAQGAARLVVFGDSDFAANAELPNVSNANLFLNTAHWLIGSGTLVGIAPKMPEQNALVVSAGALRRIGLLSFLGIPALALAAGLLVWAKRRG